In Mercurialis annua linkage group LG6, ddMerAnnu1.2, whole genome shotgun sequence, the following are encoded in one genomic region:
- the LOC126687479 gene encoding serine--tRNA ligase-like yields MLKFQHYKITGFPVLYEFLRFKVNPVLGVQSNQTELRFREEKGHNPELIRESQRCRFANVEVIDKIILLDKERRKRQFELDNLQKEFNKINKQIARLKIAGEDASELIKTANENKELADEKKKEVREVAAALAKKLEEVGNLVHDSVPVSNDEADNVVTRNWGEKRMEPNLKNHVELVELLGVAETKRGTHESRLGFYSGFAFVQLIRFALDFLKKREYKVKWTPFLMRKDIMEKCAQLAQFDEELYKVTGEGGDKYLIATAEQALCAYHMDDRIHPSQLPIKYAGYSSCFRKEAGTHGRDTLGIFRVHQFEKVEQFCITSPNGNDSWDRLEEMIKNSEDFYKMLNIPYQVVAIVSGALNDAAAKKYDLEAWFPASKAYRELVSCSNCTDYQSRKLNIQYGQKSNEQAKQFVHLLNSTLTATERTICCILENYQKEDGVDIPEPLRVYMDGESFIPFLKK; encoded by the exons atgttaaaatttcaacATTATAA GATAACCGGTTTTCCGGTTCTTTACGAATTTTTGCGGTTTAAAGTAAATCCGGTTTTAGGGGTACAATCTAACCAAACTGAGCTCCGGTTCAGAGAAGAGAAAGGCCATAACCCTGAACTCATCCGCGAATCACAACGCTGTCGTTTTGCTAATGTTGAAGTCATCGATAAGATCATTCTCCTCGACAAGGAGAGGAGAAAGC GTCAATTTGAGCTCGATAATCTCCAGAAGGAGTTTAATAAGATCAACAAACAAATTGCTAGACTGAAAATT gcaGGGGAGGATGCGAGTGAACTGATTAAAACTGCGAATGAGAACAAAGAATTGGCtgatgaaaagaaaaaagaagtgcGTGAGGTGGCGGCAGCTTTGGCTAAGAAACTGGAAGAAGTTGGAAACCTGGTGCATGATTCAGTTCCTGTTAGTAACGATGAG GCTGATAATGTTGTTACTCGTAATTGGGGTGAGAAACGGATGGAGCCTAATTTGAAAAACCATGTTGAGCTTGTTGAGCTTCTGGGAGTTGCCGAAACCAAGAGAGGTACTCATGAGTCAAGACTCGGGTTTT ATTCGGGTTTTGCATTTGTTCAGTTGATCAGATTTGCGCTAGATTTTTTGAAGAAGAGGGAATACAAAGTCAAGTGGACTCCCTTTTTAATGAGGAAAGACATTATGGAAAAATGTGCCCAGCTAGCACAATTCGATGAAGAGCTATACAAG GTGACTGGTGAAGGAGGTGACAAGTATTTAATTGCTACAGCTGAACAAGCGCTATGTGCATATCATATGGATGATCGGATCCATCCTTCACAGCTACCAATCAA ATATGCTGGATACTCATCTTGTTTCCGTAAAGAAGCTGGTACGCATGGTCGTGATACTTTGGGAATTTTCCGAGTTCATCAATTTGAAAAAGTGGAGCAATTTTGTATTACCAGCCCAAATGGCAACGATTCTTGGGATAGGCTTGAGGAAATGATCAAGAACTCCGAGGATTTCTACAAGATG CTTAACATCCCCTACCAAGTTGTGGCTATAGTTAGTGGTGCTTTGAATGATGCTGCTGCAAAAAAGTATGATTTGGAAGCATGGTTTCCTGCTTCCAAAGCATATAGAGAGTTGGTCTCCTGTTCAAATTGCACAGACTACCAATCAAGAAAATTAAACATACAATATGGGCAGAAG AGCAATGAGCAGGCAAAGCAATTCGTTCACCTATTGAACTCTACCCTCACCGCAACAGAGAGGACAATTTGTTGCATCCTCGAGAACTATCAGAAGGAAGATGGTGTAGATATTCCGGAACCTTTGAGAGTATATATGGATGGAGAATCTTTTATCCCATTCTTAAAGAAGTAA
- the LOC126688124 gene encoding transcription factor bHLH62-like isoform X1 codes for MEKGKIFMNENNTEAIPIWNSNNNFGTELCSSSNEMNNCSSDQIPNCFFNPNWENSLDQSDPFESAMSSIVSSPNANAVHNNNSDPFMIRELIGRLGNICNSPKSYCNSTNTSCYTTPLNSPPKNNFNFPNLAPLPADQAFVERAARFSSFGQFGFNESNVLPKIPKSPPAGGAAAVGGGNDGKLSVLLRCEGQENGELGDSREGSSLSEQIPIKNGSNGKKRKSIPRGKAKESPCVSDVKVGGDQKEEENAKRSKSDEQNGNQKQNKDNEKPAEILKDYIHVRARRGQATDSHSLAERVRREKISERMKFLQDLVPGCNKVTGKAVMLDEIINYVQSLQRQVEFLSMKLSTVNPRMDHINMEALLSKDGFQSRGGSLPNGLYPLDSSAALSLPYGFQSQQGITLPNGMSSNAETQFLMNPLNSMLRRHQSMQLPPLDGFGDAAARQVSAFWEDDLQSVVQMQFMQNQQQGFPLPTGSLPGGQMKVEQ; via the exons ATGGAAAAAGGAAAGATCTTTATGAATGAAAATAACACAGAAGCAATACCCATTTGGAATTCAAACAACAATTTTGGAACTGAATTGTGTTCATCATCAAATGAGATGAATAATTGCTCTTCAGATCAAATACCCAATTGTTTTTTCAATCCCAATTGGGAAAATTCATTGGATCAGAGTGACCCATTTGAGTCTGCTATGAGTTCAATTGTCTCATCACCTAATGCCAATGCTGTTCATAATAATAATTCTGACCCATTTATGATTAGAGAATTAATTGGCAGATTAGGAAACATTTGTAATTCCCCAAAATCTTATTGTAACAGTACTAATACTTCATGTTATACTACTCCATTAAATTCCCCtccaaaaaataatttcaattttccaAATTTAGCTCCATTACCAGCTGATCAAGCTTTTGTAGAGAGAGCTGCGAGATTTTCTTCTTTTGGGCAGTTTGGATTTAATGAATCCAACGTTTTGCCCAAAATTCCAAAAAGTCCTCCGGCCGGCGGCGCGGCGGCGGTGGGAGGTGGGAATGATGGGAAATTGAGTGTTTTGTTGAGGTGTGAAGGTCAAGAGAATGGAGAATTGGGTGATTCAAGAGAAGGGTCTTCTTTGTCTGAGCAGATCCCAATTAAAAATGGTTCTAATGGAAAGAAAAGGAAATCAATTCCTAGAGGAAAAGCTAAAGAATCTCCTTGTGTTTCTGATGTTAAG GTTGGAGGAGATCAGAAGGAAGAAGAAAATGCAAAAAGAAGCAAGTCAGATGAACAAAATGGGAATCAGAAACAGAATAAAGATAATGAAAAGCCAGCTGAGATATTGAAGGATTATATTCATGTCAGAGCCAGAAGGGGTCAGGCTACTGATAGTCACAGTTTAGCTGAAAga gtTCGAAGAGAAAAAATCAGTGAAAGAATGAAATTTCTTCAAGATCTTGTACCTGGTTGTAATAAG GTAACTGGAAAAGCTGTTATGCTTGATGAGATAATAAACTATGTGCAGTCATTGCAGCGCCAGGTTGAG TTTCTGTCTATGAAGTTGTCAACTGTTAATCCAAGAATGGATCATATTAACATGGAAGCTCTTCTCTCCAAAGAT GGTTTTCAGTCTCGTGGCGGATCTTTGCCGAATGGTTTATATCCCTTAGATTCCTCAGCAGCTCTATCATTACCTTATGGTTTCCAATCCCAGCAAGGGATAACCTTACCTAATGGCATGTCTAGTAATGCAGAAACTCAATTTTTAATGAACCCTTTAAATTCTATGTTACGACGACACCAAAGTATGCAGTTGCCCCCGCTTGACGGCTTCGGAGATGCAGCTGCCCGTCAG GTTTCTGCATTCTGGGAAGATGACCTTCAAAGTGTTGTGCAGATGCAATTTATGCAGAATCAGCAGCAGGGCTTTCCTCTTCCCA CAGGGTCATTGCCTGGAGGTCAAATGAAAGTAGAGCAATGA
- the LOC126688124 gene encoding transcription factor bHLH62-like isoform X2: protein MEKGKIFMNENNTEAIPIWNSNNNFGTELCSSSNEMNNCSSDQIPNCFFNPNWENSLDQSDPFESAMSSIVSSPNANAVHNNNSDPFMIRELIGRLGNICNSPKSYCNSTNTSCYTTPLNSPPKNNFNFPNLAPLPADQAFVERAARFSSFGQFGFNESNVLPKIPKSPPAGGAAAVGGGNDGKLSVLLRCEGQENGELGDSREGSSLSEQIPIKNGSNGKKRKSIPRGKAKESPCVSDVKVGGDQKEEENAKRSKSDEQNGNQKQNKDNEKPAEILKDYIHVRARRGQATDSHSLAERVRREKISERMKFLQDLVPGCNKVTGKAVMLDEIINYVQSLQRQVEFLSMKLSTVNPRMDHINMEALLSKDGFQSRGGSLPNGLYPLDSSAALSLPYGFQSQQGITLPNGMSSNAETQFLMNPLNSMLRRHQSMQLPPLDGFGDAAARQVSAFWEDDLQSVVQMQFMQNQQQGFPLPRSLPGGQMKVEQ from the exons ATGGAAAAAGGAAAGATCTTTATGAATGAAAATAACACAGAAGCAATACCCATTTGGAATTCAAACAACAATTTTGGAACTGAATTGTGTTCATCATCAAATGAGATGAATAATTGCTCTTCAGATCAAATACCCAATTGTTTTTTCAATCCCAATTGGGAAAATTCATTGGATCAGAGTGACCCATTTGAGTCTGCTATGAGTTCAATTGTCTCATCACCTAATGCCAATGCTGTTCATAATAATAATTCTGACCCATTTATGATTAGAGAATTAATTGGCAGATTAGGAAACATTTGTAATTCCCCAAAATCTTATTGTAACAGTACTAATACTTCATGTTATACTACTCCATTAAATTCCCCtccaaaaaataatttcaattttccaAATTTAGCTCCATTACCAGCTGATCAAGCTTTTGTAGAGAGAGCTGCGAGATTTTCTTCTTTTGGGCAGTTTGGATTTAATGAATCCAACGTTTTGCCCAAAATTCCAAAAAGTCCTCCGGCCGGCGGCGCGGCGGCGGTGGGAGGTGGGAATGATGGGAAATTGAGTGTTTTGTTGAGGTGTGAAGGTCAAGAGAATGGAGAATTGGGTGATTCAAGAGAAGGGTCTTCTTTGTCTGAGCAGATCCCAATTAAAAATGGTTCTAATGGAAAGAAAAGGAAATCAATTCCTAGAGGAAAAGCTAAAGAATCTCCTTGTGTTTCTGATGTTAAG GTTGGAGGAGATCAGAAGGAAGAAGAAAATGCAAAAAGAAGCAAGTCAGATGAACAAAATGGGAATCAGAAACAGAATAAAGATAATGAAAAGCCAGCTGAGATATTGAAGGATTATATTCATGTCAGAGCCAGAAGGGGTCAGGCTACTGATAGTCACAGTTTAGCTGAAAga gtTCGAAGAGAAAAAATCAGTGAAAGAATGAAATTTCTTCAAGATCTTGTACCTGGTTGTAATAAG GTAACTGGAAAAGCTGTTATGCTTGATGAGATAATAAACTATGTGCAGTCATTGCAGCGCCAGGTTGAG TTTCTGTCTATGAAGTTGTCAACTGTTAATCCAAGAATGGATCATATTAACATGGAAGCTCTTCTCTCCAAAGAT GGTTTTCAGTCTCGTGGCGGATCTTTGCCGAATGGTTTATATCCCTTAGATTCCTCAGCAGCTCTATCATTACCTTATGGTTTCCAATCCCAGCAAGGGATAACCTTACCTAATGGCATGTCTAGTAATGCAGAAACTCAATTTTTAATGAACCCTTTAAATTCTATGTTACGACGACACCAAAGTATGCAGTTGCCCCCGCTTGACGGCTTCGGAGATGCAGCTGCCCGTCAG GTTTCTGCATTCTGGGAAGATGACCTTCAAAGTGTTGTGCAGATGCAATTTATGCAGAATCAGCAGCAGGGCTTTCCTCTTCCCA GGTCATTGCCTGGAGGTCAAATGAAAGTAGAGCAATGA